In a single window of the Thiohalophilus sp. genome:
- a CDS encoding lytic transglycosylase domain-containing protein: MSLGLLWATGPAQAAEYYLYQLPDGSRTITDRPKFDDDHKLVRKSSNPVGLGRYAAGHSSFNTAPAANYLRFENLIYKVATRHKIDAALIKAVIHTESFFNPNATSHKGASGLMQLMPATAERYGVTDLYSPIQNIEGGTRYLRDLMQRYPERIKLVLAAYNAGEEAVDHYQGIPPYPETRKYVQKVLQKRAFYNDWP, translated from the coding sequence TTGTCATTGGGCCTCTTGTGGGCAACAGGGCCCGCCCAGGCTGCCGAGTATTATCTCTACCAGCTGCCCGACGGCTCGCGCACCATTACCGATCGGCCCAAATTCGATGACGACCACAAACTGGTGCGCAAGAGCAGCAATCCGGTGGGCTTGGGGCGTTACGCTGCCGGCCACAGCAGCTTTAATACCGCGCCAGCGGCCAACTACCTGCGTTTCGAAAACCTCATCTACAAGGTGGCCACGCGTCACAAGATCGATGCGGCCCTGATCAAGGCGGTGATCCACACCGAATCCTTTTTCAATCCCAACGCTACCTCCCACAAGGGCGCTTCCGGCCTGATGCAACTGATGCCGGCTACCGCAGAGCGTTACGGTGTCACCGACCTTTATAGTCCGATACAAAATATTGAAGGCGGTACCCGCTATCTACGGGATCTGATGCAGCGCTATCCCGAACGTATCAAGCTGGTACTGGCGGCGTATAACGCCGGCGAAGAAGCCGTGGACCATTATCAGGGTATCCCGCCTTACCCCGAAACCCGCAAATACGTCCAGAAAGTCCTGCAAAAACGCGCGTTTTACAATGATTGGCCCTAG